TGCCCCGCGCGCAGGCCGTGCATGCGCGAGGCTTCGTGGCGGCGCCGGTGGATCCGGATCTGCTGCTGCGCTCCGTGCGGCGGCTGTCGCGCGCCTCCGACGAAGCGCGCCTCAAGCACGCGAGCTGAAGCGCGGCTTCAGGGCACCGCAACGAGCCGGGGCATCTCCTCCGGCGCGTCGGGGAGCCACAGCGAGCCGAGCTCCAGGGGGACGGAAGTAAAGGGCTCGGCGCGCACCAGGGCGTCGTCCTCGTGGCTCGCGGTGAGGAGCCAGCCGCGCTTGAGTCGCTGGTAGACCTCCAGCGTGCGCGCGACGGGGTCCACCAGCCAGACGTAGGACACGCCGGCCCGCGCATACAGGGGCAGCTTGCGGGCCCGGTCCAGCGCGGTGGTGGCGGGGGTGAGGACCTCGCAGACCCAATCCGGCACCAGGGTGAAGAAGGCGGCGCCGGGCTCCGGCGGGGCGGCCACGCGCTCACGGCGCCACGCGGCCAGGTCGGGCACGAGGATGTCCTCGCCCAGGTGCAGCTCCGGCGCGCGCAGGAGACACCAGCGGCCGTTGCCGCCACGGCGCGTATCCAGCCGCTCTCCCAACTCCACGCCCATCATGAAGGCCGCGCGAGCGGGCGCCACGGAGAGGCGGGGCGAGGCCACCAGCTCGCCATCGAGGATTTCCCCGACCCAGCCCGACGGAAGCGCCGAGAGCAGGGAGTGGGAGGTGGGTTGAAGGTGCTGAAGTGCCGTCATGAATCCTCGGGGAGCGCCGGTGAACGCGAGGCATTCTAGGGAGGGGTCTGACATGCGGACCGCCACCCGCGAAGGCGCTACTTCCCGATGCAGAAGCGCTGGAAAAGGGTGTCCAGAAGCGCTTCGGAAACGCTGGTTCCGGACACCTCGCCCAGGGCCTCCAGCGCGAGCCCCACCTCGCCGGAGAGGACCTCCAGGGTGGACACGCGTGACGCCGCTTCTGCACGGCCCAGCGCCTCGGCGGTGCGACGCAGGGCGTCCGCGTGACGCTCTGAGACGAGCGCCACCGCAGAGGGGGTGCCACCGCCCCACAGCCACGTGAGCACGGAGGTCCGGAGCGCCTCCACGCCCTCGCCCGTGAGGCCGCTGACGCGCGGCGGGGCAGGGGAGGGGAGGGCGGCGGAGCCGTGTTCCTCCCGAGCCTCCAGCATCACGTCGCACTTGCCGGTGACGGAGAGCACGGGTGTGGCGCCAGCCTCGCGCGTCCAGGACGAGGCCTCGTCCCGCGAAGTCCCCGGCGGCAGCACGAGCACGGCCAGGTCCACGGCCGCGAGCAGTTCCCGAGTGCGCGCGATGCCCAGGGCCTCCACGCGTCCGGGAGCCTCTCGCAGGCCAGCGGTGTCGTAGAGGGTGACGCCCAGGCCGTCCCATTCGACGCGAGCCTCCAGCGCGTCGCGGGTGGTGCCGGGCTCGTCATCCACCAGCGCGCGGGCCTCGCCCACCAGCCTGTTGAACAGCGTGGACTTGCCCGCGTTCACCGGGCCGTACAGCGCCACGCGAGCACCCTGGCGCACCAGCCGTCCACGGCCCACCTCCGCGCGCAGCGCTTCCGCGGCGGAGCGCAACGCGGTGACGCGAGGACCGGCTTCCGCGTCCGCGCCCTCCGCCTCGTCAGGGAAGTTGAGGACGCCTTCCAGGTCCGCGTGCAGCTCGCGCAGCGGCGTCTCCAGCGCGCGGATCCGCTCGGCCAACGCACCGGACAGACCGGCCGCGGCGGCGCGCACGGCAGCCTCCGAATCCGCGGCCACCAGGTCCGCGACCGCCTCCGCGCGGGTCAGGTCGATGCGGCCATTCAGGAACGCGCGCCGGGTGAACTCACCGGGAAGCGCCGGACGCACACGCTCGTCCTCCAGCGCCCGCGAGAGCAGCAGCCGCAACAGTCGCGGACTGCCATGCGCCTGCAGCTCCACCACGTCCTCGCCGGTGAAGGACCGGGGCGCCTGGAAGTAGAGGAACAGGCCCTCATCCAGCACCGCGCCCGCCGCGTCCACGAACGACGCCAGGTACACATGGCGCGGCGTGGGAGACGCGGGGACACCGGGCGCGAGCCTCCGCCCCACCTCCAGCGCGGCCGGACCGGACACGCGGAGGATGCCCACCGCCCCCGAGGCGGGAGCGGTGACGAGCGCGACGATGGTGGTGGAGTCAGCCCGGATCATTGGCACGAGGCGCCGAGGGACGTCAGGTCCTCCAAGAAGGTGGAGGCACAGCCCAGGATGGAACCTTCTTCCGCCGCCGGTCGGGACGAGAGCGTCGAGTGAGCCATCAGGACCGTCGTCCCGCCCTTCACGTAGCCCGCGGGGGAGAAGTTTTCGATGCTGGAATGATCAATCCGAAGGGTCACCCCGTTCCAAGGATTGGAGTCCACATAGAAGCCATGACCGGAAAGGCTCGACGTCCCAATCAGCTTGCTGGAGCGCACGACCAACCGCCCACCCGATGATTCGTTTGGGAATACGCCCACGGACACGGCCGCGGACAGGCCGCCCTGACCCACGGTGACCTCGGAATCCACGAGGGACGTGTTCGCGCCGTCGTCGGCCTGCACGCCGATGTTGCGCGGGCCGCCCTGGGCCCCCGCGGAGATGAGCAGGCGCCGCAGATGAACCGCATGCCCCCCGTAGGTCCGCACGCCCGTCACCGCCTTGGTGGGAATCTCGCCCAGCGCCTCCACCCGTGAGTCCTCCACGGTCACGTAGCTGTAGTCGAAGGCGCACCCCAGCACCTCGCCGGTGGAGGACTCGGCGCGGATGTCCGCGTGGGAAATCACGTTCATCCACATGGTGGCCACCATCGAGTAGTACACGCCGGCCGTGAACGTCTTGCCGTGAAGCGCTTCGAGCCGGACGTCCCGCACCGTGAAGTAGGGGCTGCCGCTGTAGAGCGCCACCGACCGGTCTCCACCGCCCGTGTTGCCGATGTAGAGGTCACGAACCCCGGCCCACACCCATCCCTCCACCGTGGCATTGCCAGACGTGGAGGACACGACGCGGGAGACCTGGGCACCCCGGCCCCGCAGGTACACGCCCTGCTTCAACGTCAGCCCCGTGTTCCCCAGATCGTAGGTCCCGGCCCCCAGCTCCAGCACCCAGACCTCCGAACCATCCGAGGGCACGGCGTCGACAGCGGCCCGCAGCGCGGCACCCGACTCCAGCGCGGTGGCGCCCAGCGGAATCAGCCGGATCCGCGCGGTTGCGAGCACGTCCGCGGTGGAGTCCCCCGTGTCACCCTTGGGGCCCGTGGCACCGGTCGCCCCCGCGGGCCCCGGAATCCCCTGAGGTCCCACCGCGCCCACGGGCCCCTGAGGTCCCGTCGCACCGTCAGCACCCTGGGGACCGGGCGCGCCCGCCGGCCCCTGAGGGCCTCGAGGGCCCATCTCCCCCATGGGCCCCTGTGTCCCCGAGGGTCCCGCCTCGCCTGACTTGCAGGCCGAAACGAACAACAGCAACGCCACCAGTGCACGACGAATAGACGAAGCACCCACGGGAGCAGCCCCCTCGAAACGGAAGGCGCACATTCTCACCTGGGATGCGTCCGCACCGGAAGGAGGCCTGCCCACGCCCGGGAGAGGGGCCGCGGAGGCCCCTTTTCCTCCTACCGGACGCCCTGCGGCGGAGTGGAGCCGCGAGCGGCGCGCTCCACGACGTCGCGGTGCTCCTCGATGTACTTCTCCACCTCGGCGTCGTCGACCGCCAGGTCGCGCAGCACGCCCGGGTAGACGAAGCGGAACGCCGGGGACTCCTCGTCCCCTCGCAGGCGGAAGCTCATCTTCAGCACCGCCGCGCCGTACAGCTTGTCCTTCAACCCCTTCGCCTTACCCATTCGCTCCTCTCGCGCCCGCCGGTGGCCCCGAAGCGGGCACACCTGCTCAGGCGTCGACGTCGTCCTCGTCGTCGTCCGGCAGCAGGCTCCGCTTGGGCATCGGGGCGGGCTTCGCCGGGGTGAACACCACGCGTCGGTTGCGGCCTTCGCCTTCCGCCGCCACCTTCACTCCACCCACTCCTTCTACTGCCTTCAGGACGCGCGCGCGGTCCTCAGTCTTCATCGCGGCGAACGCATAGAAGCGCCCCAGGCTGGCGGACTTCTCCGCGAGCTTGCGGACGGCCTCCCGGAACGCCGGATCCTCTTCGACCTGCAGCGTGCGCTCGTCCGCCTCCGCGCTCTTCGCGGGGGCCTGTGCCTGCGCGGGCTTCGCGGCCTGCTGCGCCGGCTGCCCACCCCGGGCGTTGCGCTGCTGCGGCTGCGCGGCCGGAGCGGGCGCAGCGGCCCGGGCCGGCGGCTGCGCGGGAGTGGCGGCAGCCGCCTGCGCCACGGACGTGACCGGAGCGGCAGCGGCGGCCTGCTGCTGTGCCGCCGCGTCACGGCGCGGCCGGGGCTCCGGGTGGGCGCCCGCGCCCAGCATCACCCAGCGGCGCTCCACGCCGGGGCGGTGGAGCATCTTGTTGAGCAGGAACTGGAGCGAATCCAGCACCTGGCTGCGCTTGCCCGGCTCCACGCTCGGAGGCGTGCCGGACTCGAAGTGGAGCGCCACGGACAGGCTGCCGTCGGTGGCGTCCTGCAGGTCCAGCCGCGCGGGGAACCCCATCAGCCCGAGGATGTCCGTGAGCAGCTTCTCCACCCGGGGGCGGAAGTCCCCGCCGCCCGCCACCACCTGTGCCCCGCTCACTTGCGTTTGCCTCCCCCGGCGGTGACGACCGCCGGCGTCCCGCCGCCCGTCTGGTTCTTCTTGTTGCGGTCCAGCCACTTGCGCAGGCCCCACTGCTGGCCGATGGAGAGCACGTTGTTCGTGAAGATGTAGAGCGACAGGCCGGCCGGGTACTGGAGCAGCGTGAAGGTGAAGATGATGGGCATCACCCAGGTCATCATCCGCGCCTGCGCCGCGTCCATCATCTGCGGCTGCATCTTCTGCGTGATGATCATCGACACGCCCAGCGCCAGCGGCAGGATGTACGTTGGGTCCTTGTAGGTGAGGTCACGCCAGATGGGGCCGAAGAAGGGCTCGCCGTAGATTTCGAAGCTGTTGCGCAGCGACGTGAACAGGGCGATCCACACCGGCATCTGGATGAGCAGCGGCAGACAGCCGCCCAGGGGGTTCACCTTCGCCTCCTGGTACAGCTTCATGATCTCCATGTTCTGGCGCTCTTTGTCGTCCGCGAACTTCTTGCGGATCTCCTCCATCTTCGGCTGGAGCACCTTCACCGCCTCCATGCTGACCATGGAGCGGTAGGTGAGCGGCAGCAGCACCAGCTTCACCACCACGGTGAGCAGGATGATGGCGACGCCCCAGTTCCCCACGATGCCGTGGAAGAACTTCATGACGGCCAAGAGGATCTTGCAGACCACCGCCCAGATGCCGAAGTCGACCGTGTCCTCCATCATGGGATGGAAGGTCGTGGTGGACAGGCCCGCCACCGAGCGCAGCTCCGCGCCGGGCACCAGGCGCAGCAGGTCCGGATCCTTGGGGCCCGCGTAGCCGCCGAAGCGGAACGTGGCCACCTGGCCGGGGGCCACGTTGAGCGGGAAGCCCGCGGACACCTCGCGCGCGGTGGGCGTGGCGGTCAGCGTGCAGTGGCCGTTGAGCGCGCCGTCCAGCGGGTAGAGCGCGGACAGGAAGTACTGCTGGTTGATGCCGAAGAAGGAGATGGGACCCTTCGTCTCCTCCGGCGGCTTGTCGCCCGGGGACAGGTTGTGGAGCTTGTCCTCCACCCAGCACGTGGAGCGGCTCAGGTTGCCCACGCCGCCGAAGAAGGACGGCGCGTGCTCGAACTCCGGATCGATGGCGCGACCGTAGTGCACCTTGAGCTCGCCCGACTGCGCCTGGGCGGAGGTGTTGCGCACCTGGAGGGTGTAGGTGAACTCGAAGCCCTCGCGCGGCCACAGCACCGTCTTCGTCACCTCCCACGGACCCTGGCGGCCGGTGAACACCACGCTGCCGCCGTTGTCGGTGGGGCCCTCCTGCACGGCGTAGCGGGTGTTCGCCGCCAGCGGAGCAGCGCCCTCAATCGTCACCGCGAGCGGCAGGGGCTGGCCGGGGACCGGGTGCGCCACGTTCATCTGCGGCGGCGGGGGGATGTCCTTGCCGAAGAGCTTCTCGAAGCCCTCCTTGACGGTGAGCGACTGCTGCTCGCGCATCTTCGTGCCCTGGAGCACGGCGGAGGTGAGGCCGGCGCCCTCCGAGGAGAAGGTGTACTTCACCTCCGGGCGGGCGAACTCCGCGGTGCGCGCGGGGGGCGGCGGGACCTCCGCGTGGGTGCCTGCGTCCTCGCCTCCCGCACCCGGCGGCGGCACGGCGGCCATGCCCGGGGTGCCGGCGTCCAGCGTGGCGGCGACTTCGACGCCCGCGTCCGTCCCCTCCGCGCCCGGGGGCGGTCCCTTGGGGGCGAAGAAGAAGGTGTAGGCGGCGGTGGCGGCGAAGGAGAGGGCGAGCGCCAGGAGCAGCCGCTTCTGTGAATCGTTGGACTGGGGCGACAGCGGGTCGTTCGTCATGGAGTTCCCTATGCCCCGGCGGCACGGCGCCGGAGGGCGGGCGGAAGCAAACCGTCAGGGGACGGGATCGAATCCACCGGGGTGGAATGGCTGGCAGCGCAGCAGGCGCCAGACGGTGAGGGCGCTGCCCTTGAACCCGCCGTGCTTCTCCAGCGCCTGCATGGCGTAGGTGGAGCACGAGGGATGGAACCGACACGCCTTCGGCAGCAGCGGCCCCAGGAACCGCCGGTAGAAGCGGATGGGCAGGGCGATGACGAAGGCGAGTGGACTCATGGGGCGGGCTCTTTAGGAGGCACGCGCGGTGCCGGAAAGAGCCGTTGCAGCTTACGGGTGACACCGTCGAACGCACGGGAAACTTGCGCGAAGGAGGCTTCCTTCGCCGAGGAGCGAACGACCAGGACTACGTCGAGACCGGGGGGCCATTGCCCGCGGTGCTTGCGGAACAGCTCGCGGAGCACTCTGCGCAGGCGTGCGCGCACCACCGCGTTGCCCACCTTGCTGGAAACGGTGAGGCCTACGCGGGAGTGCGCCCGGGAATTGCGTTGAACGAGGGCCAGGAGGCAGTCGGACGGAAGCTTCTGACCGCCCTCCTGGACTTCAAGAAACTCACGCCGCTGGAGCAGGCGAAAGGCCTTGGGGAAGCGCTCGTCGGTTGCCTGAGGCACCCGCGGCGCCGCTCCCTCGGCCATCGTCCGTGCGCCCAGTTACTTCTTGAACGACGACACCACCAGGCGCTTACGGCCCTTGGCGCGGCGGCGCTTGAGGACATCCCGGCCGCCCTTGGTGGCATTCCGCTTACGGAACCCGTGGGCGCGGTTGCGCCGGATCTTCGACGGCTGGTACGTGCGCTTGGACACAACGACTCCTGTAGAGCTGAAGGCAGCGCCTGAATCACCGGCGCGACCCGTACAGTGGAAAGGGGGCGTCCGTAACCCTAATTCTTGGACAAGTCAATCAAGGATCACCTGCGCCGACCGTACAGCCCTGCGCCGGGTGGACCGGGCGATCATGTAGGAAAAGGGGAGACGGGGCAAGGAAGAGGGTTTGGCTGAAGGACCCTGGGTCCGGCGTAGGGCGGGCCCGATCCAGGTCCTTCGCTGTTGACCCACGAGTGGTTGGCCGGTTGAACGGGCGTGGCCATGCGCCTCCCTGCCTGCATCCTGCTTTTGCTCCTAGCCTCGGCGTGCGCTCCCTCAACGCCCCTGAAGGCCCGCACGACCTCTTCCTTGAGAGTCGCCAACCTCCATAGGGCGTCAAAACTGCCCTGGAGTGATGAGGGACGATGCGTCGTCCAGGAGGCTTCTTCGCCTTGGTCCGTGGTGGTGGAGCGCTGCTTCGGAGCGCTGGACCATCACCGGATCCGGTTTCACGATCCGACGGGACGTTGCACGGTCGCCTCCGCTGGAGCTGCAACCCTGGGCCTTGGAGTTTGTGTCCTTGTCGCTCCTGAAATCGTCATGGGCGCAGTCATCATCACAGGGGTTGTCGTGGTGGGGGTCGCCATCAAAGAGGGACTGGACGCGTACGAGTTCCGCCAGCTCTATCCCGAGGAAGCTGGGGCCATGCGAGGAACGCAGGCCGTTCCCCGGGAGACCGTGGCGAAACGGAAGCCCAAGCTTGAACCCGACCCTGTCGGGAAGGACTGGCAGCCCCCGATACCTCCCGACGCCTTGGACCGGACGCGCCATCCCAGGTGCGAGCCCATTCCGGTCAAGCACCGGGGAGGAGACGACGCGCACAACCGGTGTGCCGACAGGATTCCACCGAATCGCTACCCCGGCCATGACGTGCTCGTGAACGGCAAGCACTTCGATGCGTTGCAATTCGGTGTGCGCGTGCTGTGGGAAATCAAGACCGACCAGTTCGACACGTACAGCGACTTCCTTCAAGCGCAGGTGGTCAGGGACCAGGTGGCCGAGCTGCTGGAGGAGCGAGACATCGCGGGGGAATGTGGCTACGCCTTCGTGGTAGGCGTGAGCAGCGAGGCGCATAAAGCCGCGCTGAAGGAGATTGCCGACGCGTTGGATATCGTCGTCACGGGGTGCGAACGATGACGACGCGCGACCGCCTCATCCTGAATGTCCATGCGCCGGCTCTAACGATGGACGACGGCCGTACGCTCGCTGTCGTTGAAGGCATGGAACGGGCGATGCCCGGCATGCGTCTGGCGTGGGAGATATCCAAGGAAGGAAAGCCCGTCGCGCTATCTCAGCGAGACGCGTGGCTCGCGGCCTCAGCAGCGCGAGGAGAGTTTCCACTCATCTGCAACGGAGACGAGGACTACCCCGTGACGATTTCCGGGCTGCGCAGATCCGCCAGTTCGAGTCCGGGCAGACAACCTCAACTCCAGGTCCATGCGAAGCTGCCTCAGGACACAGCCGGCATCGCGGCGGCAGCGGATGTGCTGGAGCACGTCGCGGAGGGTATCCGCGCATATTGGGGGCTCCTGGCGCCGTCATCCGTGATGCAGGTCATCGCGGATCAAACAGGTCCGAAGCGACATGGACCTGAAAGGCCACCTCTCGGACTGCCCGCCCTCAAGCTCCCAGAAGCGATTTCCGCTCCAGAGATTCCACGCCACCTGGGTTGGCTGAACTACTGGTCGGCCGAGGCCGCGAAGGCCCTCGGGTTCCCGGCCCCTGCACGTGACGCCGAGTTGCTGTCACGTGCCCGGCGCACGGCTACTGGCGGGTGGGTGGTCCGGCTCACGGATGCTCCGCTCGACCTGGGAAACCGTGCGCACCTGGCAGCACTCTTGTGGGCCTACGAGCGTTTTCCGGAGATCGGCGGACAGTCAGTGCCTTGATCGCACTCCCAATCCGCGTGTCAGACCTCCATGGCATACCCAAGGCGTAGGAACGAGAGACCGACTTCGTGCCATGCCTTCCGCTGGATTTTTTGGGTGCCAAAATGTCCTCCCCAACATCGCCTTCACCAAGAATCCCTGATGAGCGGCTCATGCTCCTATCGAAGGCGCTCGCGCTGCTGCCCCATGTCAAGCCGCGCCTAGCAAAGCAAACCCTCGAGCATTTCGAAAACGACTTCTTCAACGAGTACTACGACGCCTCCAAACGGAATGAAGCATGGGCGCAATCCTACGTTCGAGCGGACGGCACACCTATTCCCAAGCCTTCTGATCCACGCCGTCGAGAACCCAGTCCTGGGATGTTCATCACGCCTTCGGACCTGTACGAATGCTCCAAGGGCTTCGGGAACAATCGTGTGACTCCCACAGGTGCGTCCCTGCTCATCCGAATGTATGAAGCGGGACTCTTCGAGCTGCGCAAGAAAAAGGCGGGCCTCGGCGACCCCGTAGAGCTCCGGGCGTATGCCAATTCTCTTCCGGAGATCCTCGAAGCAATGCGCAAGGATGAAGAGGCCCGGCAGGCACGTGCCCTCTTGATCGATCAGCCAGAACGCATCACCGAGCAGGACTTCACATACAGCCTGCTCAACAGCGTATTCATCCGCCACCATGGGTTACAGGGCGGATCCATCCAAATGAGGATTGGGGGCCTGCTCGTGACCAAGAGCGTGTTCATCTATTGGAGTAACTCTGGGAAGAGTCACGACTCCGATGTCATCTTCTCGTGGGTTTCTGCTGATGGAGCGGCCCAGAAGATTCAGAAGGAAAGCCTGTACGCCAACAATCGCCACAATGACCCTGACCGCAACTGGGGCCTGGGGCGGGAATGAGCCGACGCGTGCGGAGGCCGCAAGGGCCCTTCAGAACAACCGGCGCGGCACCC
This DNA window, taken from Corallococcus exiguus, encodes the following:
- the rnpA gene encoding ribonuclease P protein component; protein product: MAEGAAPRVPQATDERFPKAFRLLQRREFLEVQEGGQKLPSDCLLALVQRNSRAHSRVGLTVSSKVGNAVVRARLRRVLRELFRKHRGQWPPGLDVVLVVRSSAKEASFAQVSRAFDGVTRKLQRLFPAPRVPPKEPAP
- the rpmH gene encoding 50S ribosomal protein L34, producing the protein MSKRTYQPSKIRRNRAHGFRKRNATKGGRDVLKRRRAKGRKRLVVSSFKK
- a CDS encoding DUF6310 domain-containing protein, which produces MGAVIITGVVVVGVAIKEGLDAYEFRQLYPEEAGAMRGTQAVPRETVAKRKPKLEPDPVGKDWQPPIPPDALDRTRHPRCEPIPVKHRGGDDAHNRCADRIPPNRYPGHDVLVNGKHFDALQFGVRVLWEIKTDQFDTYSDFLQAQVVRDQVAELLEERDIAGECGYAFVVGVSSEAHKAALKEIADALDIVVTGCER
- a CDS encoding Uma2 family endonuclease, translating into MTALQHLQPTSHSLLSALPSGWVGEILDGELVASPRLSVAPARAAFMMGVELGERLDTRRGGNGRWCLLRAPELHLGEDILVPDLAAWRRERVAAPPEPGAAFFTLVPDWVCEVLTPATTALDRARKLPLYARAGVSYVWLVDPVARTLEVYQRLKRGWLLTASHEDDALVRAEPFTSVPLELGSLWLPDAPEEMPRLVAVP
- the yidC gene encoding membrane protein insertase YidC, with amino-acid sequence MTNDPLSPQSNDSQKRLLLALALSFAATAAYTFFFAPKGPPPGAEGTDAGVEVAATLDAGTPGMAAVPPPGAGGEDAGTHAEVPPPPARTAEFARPEVKYTFSSEGAGLTSAVLQGTKMREQQSLTVKEGFEKLFGKDIPPPPQMNVAHPVPGQPLPLAVTIEGAAPLAANTRYAVQEGPTDNGGSVVFTGRQGPWEVTKTVLWPREGFEFTYTLQVRNTSAQAQSGELKVHYGRAIDPEFEHAPSFFGGVGNLSRSTCWVEDKLHNLSPGDKPPEETKGPISFFGINQQYFLSALYPLDGALNGHCTLTATPTAREVSAGFPLNVAPGQVATFRFGGYAGPKDPDLLRLVPGAELRSVAGLSTTTFHPMMEDTVDFGIWAVVCKILLAVMKFFHGIVGNWGVAIILLTVVVKLVLLPLTYRSMVSMEAVKVLQPKMEEIRKKFADDKERQNMEIMKLYQEAKVNPLGGCLPLLIQMPVWIALFTSLRNSFEIYGEPFFGPIWRDLTYKDPTYILPLALGVSMIITQKMQPQMMDAAQARMMTWVMPIIFTFTLLQYPAGLSLYIFTNNVLSIGQQWGLRKWLDRNKKNQTGGGTPAVVTAGGGKRK
- a CDS encoding collagen-like triple helix repeat-containing protein, producing MGPQGIPGPAGATGATGPKGDTGDSTADVLATARIRLIPLGATALESGAALRAAVDAVPSDGSEVWVLELGAGTYDLGNTGLTLKQGVYLRGRGAQVSRVVSSTSGNATVEGWVWAGVRDLYIGNTGGGDRSVALYSGSPYFTVRDVRLEALHGKTFTAGVYYSMVATMWMNVISHADIRAESSTGEVLGCAFDYSYVTVEDSRVEALGEIPTKAVTGVRTYGGHAVHLRRLLISAGAQGGPRNIGVQADDGANTSLVDSEVTVGQGGLSAAVSVGVFPNESSGGRLVVRSSKLIGTSSLSGHGFYVDSNPWNGVTLRIDHSSIENFSPAGYVKGGTTVLMAHSTLSSRPAAEEGSILGCASTFLEDLTSLGASCQ
- the mnmE gene encoding tRNA uridine-5-carboxymethylaminomethyl(34) synthesis GTPase MnmE encodes the protein MIRADSTTIVALVTAPASGAVGILRVSGPAALEVGRRLAPGVPASPTPRHVYLASFVDAAGAVLDEGLFLYFQAPRSFTGEDVVELQAHGSPRLLRLLLSRALEDERVRPALPGEFTRRAFLNGRIDLTRAEAVADLVAADSEAAVRAAAAGLSGALAERIRALETPLRELHADLEGVLNFPDEAEGADAEAGPRVTALRSAAEALRAEVGRGRLVRQGARVALYGPVNAGKSTLFNRLVGEARALVDDEPGTTRDALEARVEWDGLGVTLYDTAGLREAPGRVEALGIARTRELLAAVDLAVLVLPPGTSRDEASSWTREAGATPVLSVTGKCDVMLEAREEHGSAALPSPAPPRVSGLTGEGVEALRTSVLTWLWGGGTPSAVALVSERHADALRRTAEALGRAEAASRVSTLEVLSGEVGLALEALGEVSGTSVSEALLDTLFQRFCIGK
- the yidD gene encoding membrane protein insertion efficiency factor YidD; translated protein: MSPLAFVIALPIRFYRRFLGPLLPKACRFHPSCSTYAMQALEKHGGFKGSALTVWRLLRCQPFHPGGFDPVP
- a CDS encoding DUF5953 family protein, which gives rise to MTTRDRLILNVHAPALTMDDGRTLAVVEGMERAMPGMRLAWEISKEGKPVALSQRDAWLAASAARGEFPLICNGDEDYPVTISGLRRSASSSPGRQPQLQVHAKLPQDTAGIAAAADVLEHVAEGIRAYWGLLAPSSVMQVIADQTGPKRHGPERPPLGLPALKLPEAISAPEIPRHLGWLNYWSAEAAKALGFPAPARDAELLSRARRTATGGWVVRLTDAPLDLGNRAHLAALLWAYERFPEIGGQSVP